A portion of the Syngnathoides biaculeatus isolate LvHL_M chromosome 7, ASM1980259v1, whole genome shotgun sequence genome contains these proteins:
- the LOC133503519 gene encoding heterogeneous nuclear ribonucleoprotein M-like: MIQRRFSLQVAVECLNDACLFYSWLFRCLQSTKGCAVVEFRTEELMKKAVEKVNKHNLNGRPLKVKEDPDGVIAQREINKAQGGGGPHGGMGGMGGMDRMNMDRMGPGPINIPPSLMNNPNIPMEIIHGLQAGRIGNTVFVANLDYKVGWKKLKEVFGMAGAVMRADILEDKDGKSRGMGTVTFDLPIEAVQAVSMFNGQLLFNRIMHVKLDEKSMPKDFGPPDRGASLPRGLSGVGLGLGPGGQPIDAAQLNRGGGGMGNMGIGGMDGMGFGNMGNRMGDLGMDNFGGMNNMDRFGSSGMGRINDMDRGIGGGFDREFGRNDMGMSRNNFGDSFDRGNSMGMDRMNSGMDRLGSSMDRIGGMDRMSLDRMDRVSDLDRMGSGFDRLGSGMDRMGPSMDRLGGGLDRMNSSMDRIGPTGFDRMGPSNLDRMGSAMEFGSPMGVDRMANTGLDRMSSNFDRMGSNVGLDRFPSGGLDRMSSGMDRMGSGGVGGQFDRSSDMDRGFGGNSFGGTGGPGSGGNVRKGCQIFVRNLPFDFTWKMLKDTFNTCGMVQYADIKMENGKSKGCGVVRFDNPETADRACRTMNGYRLNGREIDVRIDRNA, encoded by the exons ATGATCCAGAGAAGGTTTAGTCTTCAAGTGGCGGTCGAATGTCTTAATGATG cctgtttattttattcttggTTGTTCCGTTGTCTTCAATCAACAAAGGGTTGTGC TGTGGTAGAGTTTCGGACTGAGGAGCTGATGAAGAAAGCAGTGGAGAAAGTCAACAAGCACAACCTAAACGGCCGTCCCCTGAAAGTGAAAGAG gacCCTGATGGTGTGATTGCTCAAAGGGAAATCAACAAGGCACAAGGGGGTGGAGGACCTCATGGTGGCATGGGAGGAATGGGTGGAATGGATCGCATGAACATGGATAGAATGGGCCCTGGACCAATCAATATCCCTCCCAGCCTGATGAACAACCCCAATATTCCCATGGAGATCATCCATGGCCTGCAAGCGGGAAGGATTGGCAACACAGTCTTTGTTGCAAAT CTTGATTACAAAGTGGGTTGGAAGAAGCTGAAGGAGGTGTTTGGTATGGCCGGCGCAGTGATGAGGGCTGACATCCTTGAGGACAAGGATGGGAAGAGCAGAGGGATGGGCACTGTAACATTTGACCTGCCCATTGAAGCAGTCCAAGCTGTCT CCATGTTTAATGGACAGCTGTTGTTCAACCGAATCATGCATGTAAAACTG GATGAGAAGTCCATGCCTAAAGATTTTGGACCCCCCGACAGAGGTGCATCTCTTCCAC gtgGCCTGAGTGGTGTTGGTTTGGGTTTAGGTCCTGGTGGTCAGCCAATTGATGCTGCCCAGCTCAATCGGGGTGGTGGTGGAATGGGCAACATGGGCATTGGAG GAATGGACGGAATGGGCTTTGGCAACATGGGAAACCGCATGGGAG ATTTAGGAATGGACAACTTTGGAGGAATGAACAACATGGATCGCTTTGGCTCTTCTGGGATGGGCAGAATTAATG ATATGGATCGGGGCATTGGTGGTGGGTTTGACCGGGAGTTTGGTCGAAATGATATGGGCATGTCTCGCAATAATTTTGGAGATTCATTTGATAGAG GAAATTCCATGGGTATGGACCGCATGAATTCTGGAATGGACCGCCTCGGATCAAGCATGGATCGCATTGGAGGGATGGATAGGATGAGCCTTGACAGAATGGACCGTGTGTCTGACCTGGACAGGATGGGCTCGGGCTTTGACCGACTGGGTTCCGGGATGGACCGGATGGGGCCTAGTATGGACAGGCTCGGAGGTGGCCTAGACCGTATGAACTCTAGTATGGATCGTATTGGCCCAACTGGGTTTGACCGCATGGGCCCTTCAAATTTAGATCGCATGGGCTCTGCTATGGAGTTTGGCTCCCCAATGGGTGTTGATCGCATGGCTAATACTGGGCTTGACAGAATGTCCAGCAACTTTGACCGCATGGGCTCTAATGTAGGTCTAGACCGTTTTCCATCTGGTGGCCTCGATCGTATGAGCTCTGGAATGGACCGGATGGGATCTGGTGGCGTTGGTGGTCAATTTGATCGTTCTTCTGACATGGATCGTGGGTTCGGCGGGAATTCCTTTGGGGGGACAGGAGGCCCTGGAAGTGGAGGAAATGTCAGGAAGGGTTGCCAGATCTTTGTCCGAAAT CTCCCATTTGACTTCACCTGGAAGATGCTTAAGGATACCTTCAACACATGTG gcatGGTCCAGTATGCTGATATCAAGATGGAGAATGGCAAGTCCAAGGGCTGTGGTGTGGTTCGCTTTGACAACCCGGAGACTGCTGACCGTGCCTGTCGTACCATGAATGGCTATCGTCTGAATGGAAGAGAAATCGACGTTAGGATTGATAggaatgcataa